In one window of Streptomyces sp. NBC_01224 DNA:
- a CDS encoding UDP-N-acetylmuramoyl-L-alanyl-D-glutamate--2,6-diaminopimelate ligase — protein MKLSELLAGHDHEVIEGDPETRITGGTCFDAHRAAPGSLFIAVPGHREGGPESVGPALARGAVAILICSATAQPPVATWASAAGVCVVAVADTRKAAAVVASRYHGEPGRQMKMVAVTGTNGKTSVSSMVESVLRVAEHARVGVIGTGGSRIGDELIPMPMSVLTTPESPDFQYLLGYMRDRGVGTVALEATSMGLLTHRLDHSFIDVGVFTNLTQDHLDDHGTMENYRDAKLRLFQGLCRRAVVNADDPVGARIGAIMPGAVVTYGIDAEADYRATDLTMDAVGTRFTLHHAGHKYPAAIPVPGRFSVSNALATVAACHLIGHNLAGLVAALEQMPPIPGRFERYETPDGTSVIVDYAHSPDSLEKVLTTIRSFASGRVVTVFGCGGDRDVTKRARMGEIAGTYSDLCVLTSDNPRNEDPRAIMDQIVPGLLASGTTFERFADRRRAISFALSAAGHGDVILIAGKGSEPYQIVNEELLPFSDMATVRELATRQAYRPS, from the coding sequence GTGAAGTTGAGCGAGCTGCTCGCCGGGCACGACCATGAAGTCATCGAGGGCGATCCGGAGACGAGGATCACCGGAGGCACCTGCTTCGACGCCCACCGCGCCGCTCCGGGATCCCTGTTCATCGCGGTACCCGGCCATCGCGAGGGCGGCCCCGAGTCCGTCGGACCGGCTCTCGCACGCGGCGCGGTGGCGATACTCATCTGCTCCGCGACGGCGCAACCTCCAGTCGCGACCTGGGCGTCGGCAGCTGGTGTATGCGTCGTAGCCGTCGCGGACACGCGCAAGGCGGCCGCGGTCGTCGCCTCCCGCTACCACGGGGAGCCAGGCCGGCAGATGAAGATGGTGGCCGTCACGGGCACCAACGGGAAGACGTCGGTTTCCTCCATGGTGGAGTCGGTGCTGAGGGTCGCCGAGCACGCCAGGGTGGGGGTCATCGGGACGGGCGGCAGCCGGATCGGCGACGAACTGATCCCGATGCCGATGTCGGTACTGACCACACCGGAGTCGCCGGACTTCCAGTATCTGCTCGGGTACATGCGCGACCGCGGTGTCGGCACCGTGGCGCTCGAAGCCACGTCGATGGGCCTGCTGACCCACCGCCTCGACCACTCGTTCATCGACGTAGGGGTGTTCACCAACCTGACACAGGATCACCTGGACGACCACGGCACCATGGAGAACTACCGGGACGCCAAACTGCGTCTGTTCCAGGGGCTGTGCCGGCGTGCGGTGGTCAACGCCGACGACCCGGTCGGAGCCCGCATCGGGGCGATCATGCCCGGCGCGGTCGTCACGTACGGCATCGACGCGGAGGCGGACTACCGGGCAACCGACCTCACCATGGACGCCGTCGGCACCCGCTTCACCCTGCACCACGCCGGCCACAAGTATCCGGCGGCGATCCCCGTGCCTGGGCGGTTCTCCGTCTCCAACGCACTGGCCACTGTCGCAGCCTGCCACCTCATCGGGCACAATCTGGCCGGACTCGTCGCCGCACTCGAGCAGATGCCCCCGATCCCGGGAAGGTTCGAACGCTACGAGACCCCGGACGGCACGTCCGTCATCGTGGACTATGCGCACTCCCCAGACTCACTGGAGAAGGTGCTGACCACCATCCGCAGCTTCGCCTCTGGCCGGGTCGTCACGGTCTTCGGCTGCGGCGGGGACCGGGACGTCACCAAGCGCGCCCGGATGGGGGAGATCGCCGGCACCTACTCCGATCTGTGCGTTCTCACTTCGGACAATCCCCGGAACGAAGACCCCCGGGCGATCATGGATCAGATCGTCCCGGGCCTGCTCGCGAGCGGCACCACTTTCGAGCGGTTCGCCGACCGCCGCCGCGCCATCTCCTTCGCCCTGTCCGCCGCAGGGCACGGCGACGTCATCCTGATCGCGGGCAAAGGCAGCGAGCCCTACCAGATCGTCAACGAGGAACTGCTGCCGTTCAGCGACATGGCGACGGTACGCGAACTCGCCACGCGCCAGGCGTACCGGCCTTCTTGA